Proteins encoded by one window of Ancylothrix sp. D3o:
- a CDS encoding DUF362 domain-containing protein has product MATVSLIRAESYDRQQLQKSLETLLKPLGGISAIVKPGDRVLLKPNLLTGARPTKECVTRPELVYCVAKMVIEAGGKPFMGDGPAFGSARGVAEANGYKPILEELNLPVVEFHGKRYQTVSQEFNHLLLSKEAMEADVVINLPKVKSHVQLTMTLGVKNLFGCVPGKMKAWWHTEAGKDASRFGQMLVETARAVNPNLTIVDGIIGHEGNGPSGGEPRFLGVLAASQDVFALDLAMLEILNVDPALVPTAAASIKLGLCPNFADINFPLEKPADLQINDWKLPEALVPIDFGLPRVIRSTFKHLYIRFIKEPMKVYSTR; this is encoded by the coding sequence ATGGCTACTGTTAGTTTAATTCGCGCTGAAAGTTACGACCGGCAACAATTGCAAAAATCCCTAGAAACTCTCCTCAAACCTCTGGGCGGGATATCAGCTATCGTCAAACCTGGAGATCGAGTTTTACTCAAACCAAACCTCCTCACCGGCGCCCGTCCTACCAAAGAATGTGTCACCCGACCAGAACTTGTTTACTGTGTAGCCAAAATGGTCATAGAAGCCGGCGGGAAACCGTTTATGGGAGATGGGCCGGCCTTTGGTAGTGCAAGGGGTGTAGCCGAAGCCAACGGATATAAACCTATCTTAGAAGAATTAAACTTGCCGGTGGTAGAATTTCACGGCAAACGCTACCAAACCGTCAGCCAAGAATTTAACCATTTGCTGCTATCAAAAGAAGCAATGGAAGCTGATGTAGTAATAAACCTACCCAAAGTAAAATCCCACGTTCAATTAACAATGACTTTGGGAGTAAAAAACTTGTTTGGATGTGTCCCCGGAAAAATGAAAGCCTGGTGGCATACAGAAGCCGGAAAAGATGCCAGCCGGTTTGGTCAAATGTTAGTAGAAACCGCCCGCGCTGTCAATCCAAATTTAACCATAGTAGATGGAATCATCGGGCACGAGGGGAATGGCCCCAGCGGTGGCGAACCCCGCTTTTTGGGAGTTCTAGCAGCTTCTCAAGACGTTTTTGCCCTCGACTTGGCAATGTTAGAAATTCTCAACGTTGATCCAGCACTCGTACCAACCGCAGCCGCATCAATTAAACTAGGACTATGCCCAAATTTTGCTGACATTAATTTCCCCTTAGAAAAGCCGGCAGACTTGCAAATTAATGATTGGAAACTCCCAGAAGCGCTTGTACCTATAGATTTTGGTTTACCTCGCGTCATTCGTTCCACTTTTAAGCATCTCTACATCCGCTTTATCAAAGAACCCATGAAAGTTTACTCTACCCGATAG
- a CDS encoding B12-binding domain-containing radical SAM protein: MRVLMVYPLFPKTFWSYEKILELVNRKVLLPPLGLVTVAAILPQEWEFKLVDRNIRAVTEEEWDWAELVIFSAMIVQKNDLLLQIREAKLRGKRVAVGGPYPTSVPSEALEAGADYLILDEGEITLPMFVSAVKAGETQGVFRAGGEKPDVTSTPIPRFDLLELDAYDSMSVQFSRGCPFQCEFCDIIVLYGRKPRTKTPQQLLAELDYLYELGWRRGVFMVDDNFIGNKRNVKLLLKELKVWQEEHQYPFRFNTEASIDLAADEEMMRLMVECNFDAVFLGIETPDEDSLQMTKKFQNTRSSLTESVQAITRAGLRPMAGFIIGFDGEKSGAGDRIVRFAELAAIPTTTFAMLQALPHTALWHRLEKEGRMRDKDGNINQTTLMNFIPTRPLEEIAREYVEAFWQLYDAEQFLDRTYRCFLILGAPVCKAPFKWPSLIDLRAFLIVVWRQGFKRNTRWKFWHHLFSIIKNNPGVWEHYLTVCAHNEHFLEYRQIVRDEIEAQLVEFLGQEAEKPGVVVGAG; this comes from the coding sequence ATGCGAGTTTTAATGGTCTATCCCCTGTTTCCAAAAACTTTTTGGTCTTACGAAAAAATCTTAGAATTAGTGAATCGCAAAGTGCTTTTACCCCCACTAGGGTTAGTAACGGTTGCTGCAATTTTACCCCAAGAATGGGAATTTAAGTTAGTAGATCGCAATATTCGCGCCGTTACAGAAGAAGAGTGGGACTGGGCAGAATTAGTTATTTTTTCCGCAATGATTGTACAGAAAAATGATTTGCTTTTACAAATTCGTGAAGCAAAATTACGCGGAAAACGGGTGGCGGTGGGTGGCCCTTATCCGACTTCTGTACCTTCGGAAGCTTTGGAAGCTGGGGCTGATTATTTAATTTTAGATGAGGGAGAAATTACGCTGCCGATGTTTGTTTCAGCGGTTAAAGCTGGGGAAACTCAAGGTGTTTTTCGGGCCGGTGGTGAAAAACCGGATGTTACCAGCACTCCCATTCCTCGGTTTGATTTGCTGGAGTTAGATGCCTATGATTCAATGTCTGTACAGTTTTCGCGGGGCTGTCCTTTTCAATGTGAATTCTGCGATATTATTGTCCTCTATGGTCGCAAACCTCGGACTAAAACTCCCCAGCAATTGTTAGCAGAATTAGATTATCTTTATGAGTTGGGCTGGCGCAGGGGTGTGTTTATGGTCGATGATAATTTTATCGGCAATAAACGGAATGTAAAGTTACTTTTGAAAGAGTTAAAAGTTTGGCAAGAAGAACATCAGTATCCATTCCGGTTTAATACCGAGGCTTCGATAGATTTGGCCGCTGATGAAGAAATGATGCGGTTGATGGTGGAGTGTAATTTTGATGCTGTGTTTTTGGGGATTGAAACGCCGGATGAAGACAGTTTACAAATGACGAAAAAGTTTCAAAATACCCGGTCTTCTTTAACTGAGTCAGTGCAAGCAATTACGCGGGCCGGTTTGCGGCCAATGGCAGGGTTTATTATTGGGTTTGATGGGGAAAAATCGGGGGCCGGTGATCGCATTGTGCGTTTTGCAGAACTAGCCGCAATTCCGACTACAACCTTTGCAATGTTGCAAGCTTTACCGCATACTGCACTTTGGCACCGGCTAGAAAAAGAAGGACGAATGAGGGATAAGGATGGTAATATTAATCAAACCACTTTGATGAATTTTATTCCGACGCGGCCTTTAGAAGAAATTGCCCGTGAATATGTCGAGGCGTTTTGGCAGTTGTACGATGCAGAGCAATTTTTAGACCGCACTTATCGCTGCTTTTTGATTTTGGGTGCCCCTGTGTGTAAAGCACCATTTAAATGGCCGAGTTTGATAGATTTGCGAGCGTTTTTAATAGTGGTATGGCGTCAAGGTTTTAAACGCAACACTCGTTGGAAGTTTTGGCATCATTTGTTTAGCATTATTAAAAACAATCCGGGGGTATGGGAGCATTATTTAACAGTATGTGCTCACAACGAGCATTTTTTGGAATACCGGCAAATTGTGCGGGATGAAATTGAAGCACAACTGGTGGAATTTTTAGGACAGGAAGCTGAAAAGCCGGGGGTTGTTGTTGGGGCCGGTTAA